One genomic window of Candidatus Kuenenia stuttgartiensis includes the following:
- a CDS encoding O-antigen ligase family protein, with translation MNYSLTHNKKLNIYRWIIVIPFGMAISSTAFINPLVTLILLGITSVATISILKPHIPYLFAILLTSYISIEIRLWGDYRTFFTISEPFILYCLLCWFISRGLRISTEDFQIKRYLPLILLYLWGIISILWSTEKTMGIYYMAMFFIAICFFFLTIVTLNSFLKIKIAIAFFVGMGFVSSIVCYYSLLSNKTIEDILYHHNEHLVRFVFNPEQMLRGQGFMHPLATAYYLSLSLMLLLGFIYTGNKITRVFLSIAVLSMFVALLTTLSKGPLLSLLCGLYIFSLLNASVNKRIIIVWTLIFSLIIIGFFLSRIPTNDFAKALDYTSKTSTETTDESSSLGSRIKRWKKGILSIKDHYGLGDGAGGFFSYLDPEISFDNLYVHIFAEYGLPGVLLWLWFLVLSCKRFIHAYLACISSEYKKWMQIYISGLATLLLNAVTSFSHTFLPLWFYLGIGHAMAIVIDRENNKRLENERLDTLKCRS, from the coding sequence ATGAACTATTCTCTTACGCACAATAAAAAACTAAACATCTACCGATGGATTATTGTTATCCCTTTTGGCATGGCAATATCTTCCACAGCATTTATCAACCCCCTGGTAACCCTCATCCTGCTCGGCATTACTTCCGTGGCAACCATTTCTATTTTGAAGCCGCATATTCCGTATCTTTTTGCGATACTCCTTACTTCTTATATCAGCATTGAAATCAGGCTCTGGGGCGATTATCGAACATTTTTCACTATTTCAGAACCGTTCATACTTTATTGCTTACTCTGTTGGTTTATATCGCGCGGTTTAAGGATTTCAACTGAAGACTTTCAGATCAAAAGATATCTCCCGCTGATATTATTATATCTATGGGGAATAATTTCCATTCTCTGGAGCACTGAAAAAACAATGGGAATATACTATATGGCAATGTTTTTTATCGCCATATGCTTCTTTTTCCTGACCATAGTAACATTAAACAGTTTTCTAAAAATCAAAATAGCAATCGCCTTTTTTGTTGGTATGGGTTTTGTCAGCAGCATTGTTTGTTACTATTCTCTCCTATCGAATAAAACAATAGAAGATATATTGTATCATCATAATGAACATCTGGTTCGTTTTGTATTCAATCCTGAGCAAATGTTACGCGGACAAGGATTCATGCATCCACTTGCCACCGCATACTACCTTTCATTATCGCTCATGTTGTTGCTCGGATTTATTTACACGGGAAACAAAATCACCAGGGTATTCCTGTCAATCGCAGTACTCTCTATGTTTGTAGCGCTATTAACGACACTTAGCAAAGGGCCGTTACTTTCATTACTATGCGGACTTTATATCTTTTCCCTTTTAAATGCCTCGGTCAACAAGCGTATTATCATTGTATGGACGCTTATTTTTTCTCTTATCATAATTGGATTTTTTCTATCAAGAATCCCTACCAATGATTTTGCGAAGGCATTGGATTACACCTCTAAAACATCGACGGAAACTACCGATGAATCATCATCTCTCGGTTCGAGGATAAAACGCTGGAAGAAAGGTATTCTTTCTATAAAGGACCATTATGGTTTAGGTGATGGGGCTGGCGGATTTTTTTCGTATCTCGACCCGGAAATCAGCTTTGACAATCTCTATGTTCATATATTTGCAGAGTATGGATTACCTGGCGTGTTATTGTGGCTTTGGTTTTTGGTACTCTCTTGCAAGAGGTTTATCCATGCATACCTTGCCTGTATTTCATCCGAATACAAAAAATGGATGCAAATTTACATTTCAGGCTTAGCAACATTACTGCTTAATGCAGTCACCTCTTTTTCCCATACCTTTTTGCCCTTATGGTTTTATTTAGGAATCGGACATGCCATGGCAATTGTAATTGACCGTGAAAACAATAAAAGATTAGAAAACGAAAGATTGGATACCCTAAAATGTCGCTCTTAA
- a CDS encoding four helix bundle protein, with protein sequence MMLQKTQRFICSITTLLLIFSFGFFEGSIVHAWDEAALDSPFGFTTSFYPPKRKSNEEMLAKRKNFEFDGITGDNPPYSTAIELGVKWERQSNPVLDWSFVQRDKESIQQGKYNWTIPDNFLKRIPEEMNIVVTINVNTKLLRPGTWEFIVPQAKEAYIEFVKKAVERYDGDGKDDMPGLKNPVKYWQVENEPVIQVKKKQGGGPGAGGQGAGAGRQGGPPPGMGQRGGPQGPGFMGGQRGQPPGSDRMGGQTQKGSEWKGYVELINITSSAIKSADKNAKVLSGGIVSPPPKMRTEILNEFWLPVIRALDKDSIDIFDFHWFDDSIIDSYTTYKILRNALDESGLTNVDVWMTETGASSKEGEKGQAIQVIKRYVYPLSYGIKKVFWAWALVEGWPPFDCESMFEYTGLIYDGNCAGDPGYGVKKLGFYTYRLMTEKLKNSDWNNVAAISNGKNGIYAYKFPQAEKDVYVLWYEKENGKTTIDLKVAENSKYTVTEAIPNVSEGKQLHSASKNIFNTKTLISSGKTLPVEISSTPVFVEGKKSGDTEYVSDEIDDDDESSVSEIVDSKEQPPTGKTPQMPGGYGQSPTGGRPMQPKGPAMGGQPGNGPHRGQPIPGGQMPPQRGQSSDNLPTTISGKSYRDLEVWQSSMDLAVECYNLTKEIPQGKNDALAGQLQRTAASIPATIAKGQAMQNPKEFFNHLSIANGSIAELETYLQVAERLDYIDSDSIKQIKQKAETIAASISRLQKPFADKTQH encoded by the coding sequence ATGATGTTGCAAAAAACACAGCGATTTATTTGCAGTATAACGACACTTCTGCTGATATTCTCTTTCGGTTTTTTCGAGGGATCAATTGTTCATGCATGGGACGAGGCGGCTCTCGATTCTCCTTTTGGATTTACCACCTCCTTTTATCCACCAAAAAGAAAAAGCAATGAGGAAATGCTGGCAAAAAGAAAGAATTTCGAATTTGACGGCATCACGGGAGATAATCCGCCTTATTCAACCGCAATAGAACTTGGTGTTAAATGGGAACGTCAGTCAAACCCCGTTTTAGACTGGTCTTTTGTGCAGAGGGATAAAGAATCTATTCAACAGGGAAAATACAACTGGACGATCCCTGATAATTTTTTAAAGAGAATTCCTGAAGAAATGAACATTGTTGTTACCATTAATGTTAACACAAAGCTGTTACGGCCTGGCACATGGGAGTTTATTGTTCCACAGGCAAAAGAGGCTTACATAGAATTCGTAAAAAAAGCTGTAGAACGATATGATGGAGACGGCAAAGACGATATGCCGGGGCTCAAAAATCCTGTAAAATACTGGCAGGTTGAAAATGAACCCGTTATTCAGGTTAAAAAGAAGCAAGGTGGTGGACCTGGAGCTGGCGGACAAGGGGCAGGCGCCGGAAGACAAGGTGGACCACCGCCTGGAATGGGTCAAAGAGGCGGACCACAGGGACCCGGCTTTATGGGCGGACAAAGGGGGCAACCACCTGGCTCTGACAGGATGGGCGGTCAAACCCAAAAAGGAAGTGAATGGAAGGGATATGTGGAACTCATCAATATCACTTCAAGCGCAATAAAAAGCGCAGACAAAAACGCAAAGGTACTTAGTGGTGGAATAGTAAGTCCACCGCCAAAAATGAGGACTGAAATATTAAATGAGTTTTGGCTTCCGGTAATTAGAGCGCTTGACAAGGATTCTATCGATATATTTGATTTCCACTGGTTTGACGACAGCATTATAGATTCTTATACCACCTATAAAATATTACGCAATGCCCTCGATGAAAGCGGCTTGACTAATGTTGACGTATGGATGACCGAAACGGGCGCCAGCAGTAAAGAGGGAGAAAAGGGTCAGGCAATTCAGGTGATAAAACGGTATGTCTATCCACTCAGTTATGGCATTAAAAAAGTATTCTGGGCATGGGCGCTTGTGGAAGGCTGGCCACCATTTGATTGTGAATCAATGTTTGAATACACCGGTTTGATATATGACGGCAATTGCGCCGGCGATCCTGGATATGGAGTGAAAAAACTCGGATTCTATACCTACAGGCTAATGACGGAAAAACTTAAAAATTCAGATTGGAACAATGTAGCGGCAATCTCTAATGGCAAAAACGGCATATACGCATATAAATTCCCACAGGCAGAGAAAGACGTTTATGTGCTATGGTACGAAAAAGAAAACGGGAAAACGACAATAGACTTGAAAGTCGCAGAAAACAGCAAATATACAGTAACGGAAGCGATACCAAATGTCTCTGAAGGAAAACAGCTACACTCTGCATCAAAAAATATTTTTAACACAAAGACTCTGATATCTTCAGGAAAAACCCTTCCGGTGGAAATATCTTCCACCCCCGTGTTCGTCGAGGGCAAAAAGAGTGGCGATACGGAATATGTATCAGATGAAATAGATGATGACGATGAATCATCCGTCTCTGAGATTGTGGATAGCAAAGAACAACCACCGACAGGAAAAACCCCACAAATGCCAGGTGGATATGGACAGTCGCCAACGGGCGGACGTCCGATGCAGCCTAAAGGCCCTGCCATGGGAGGACAACCCGGAAACGGCCCGCATCGTGGACAGCCTATACCTGGAGGACAAATGCCGCCGCAACGCGGACAATCCTCTGATAATCTTCCAACGACAATTAGCGGTAAATCTTATCGCGATTTGGAAGTGTGGCAAAGCTCAATGGACTTAGCAGTAGAATGCTATAATCTTACAAAAGAGATTCCGCAGGGGAAAAATGATGCGCTGGCTGGACAGTTACAACGCACTGCTGCATCAATCCCGGCAACTATTGCAAAGGGACAGGCAATGCAAAATCCCAAAGAGTTTTTCAATCATCTTTCCATTGCAAACGGCTCCATTGCAGAACTGGAAACGTATCTTCAAGTTGCCGAACGGCTGGATTATATCGATTCTGACAGTATAAAGCAGATTAAGCAAAAAGCTGAAACAATTGCAGCCTCAATCAGTCGTTTACAAAAACCTTTTGCAGATAAAACACAACATTGA
- a CDS encoding B12-binding domain-containing radical SAM protein, whose translation MKILLVQSYLKGDVFPPVYPLGISYIASFLTKHEVRIYDPNLSLNPIDDLIKEINGFSPQIIGISLRNIDNQSRKNPLNYYGDFQHLLRTIKKRCPSTHIVAGGTGFSMFAQEIMNTNPEIDYGVYLEGEETLSELTDNLDHPDKVKGVYYRKNGVVYYTGTRTLPQFEKFPAPGRDIVNPIPYINGEAAIGIQTQRGCPLKCAYCNYPALNGNLLRSRPPANVVDEIENLLHSYGIQQFMFADSLFNKPLEHAIGICKEIMKRNLQDEIKWMCWLDVRGVTKDFLHLLKNAGCSGISFSPDGLSTSSLISLRKGIKERDVWNILKIITTDPVIKDTKFIITMFINSPGETYFGMIKMLFYKFLSLAAKKILKRNVNVQIGWIRLEPDTEIYRVAMKQGIISPGKSLLPANANDVKTLFYLNPSLQFLDRIVLAMASVTESIKGKIKHTLIRRAL comes from the coding sequence ATGAAAATTTTATTAGTACAATCATATCTTAAAGGAGATGTTTTCCCTCCGGTATATCCATTGGGAATTTCATATATCGCAAGCTTTCTCACCAAACATGAAGTACGGATTTACGACCCGAATCTTTCTTTGAACCCAATCGATGATTTAATAAAAGAAATCAATGGGTTTAGTCCGCAGATAATTGGTATTTCACTAAGAAATATCGACAATCAATCGAGGAAAAACCCTCTAAACTATTACGGGGATTTTCAACATCTTTTGCGCACTATAAAAAAAAGATGCCCATCCACCCACATTGTTGCCGGCGGTACCGGATTTTCAATGTTTGCACAGGAAATAATGAATACCAATCCAGAAATAGATTATGGCGTATATCTGGAAGGAGAGGAAACATTATCTGAGCTTACAGACAATCTTGACCATCCGGATAAAGTGAAAGGCGTATATTACCGCAAAAACGGGGTTGTTTATTACACAGGCACAAGGACACTTCCCCAATTTGAAAAATTCCCGGCGCCGGGAAGAGATATTGTTAATCCAATCCCCTATATAAACGGAGAAGCTGCAATCGGAATTCAAACCCAGAGGGGTTGTCCGTTAAAATGCGCATATTGCAACTACCCGGCATTAAACGGCAACCTTTTGAGGTCGCGACCTCCTGCAAATGTAGTTGACGAGATAGAAAACCTACTTCATTCGTACGGAATACAGCAGTTTATGTTTGCCGACTCCCTTTTCAACAAACCGCTGGAACATGCCATCGGCATATGTAAAGAAATAATGAAACGGAATCTTCAGGATGAAATCAAGTGGATGTGCTGGCTAGATGTAAGGGGCGTTACGAAAGATTTTTTACACTTATTAAAAAACGCCGGCTGCAGCGGAATTTCTTTTTCACCTGACGGATTATCGACATCTTCATTAATTTCTCTGAGAAAAGGCATAAAGGAAAGAGATGTTTGGAACATATTGAAAATCATTACCACTGATCCCGTAATTAAGGATACCAAATTTATTATCACCATGTTTATAAACTCACCCGGAGAAACCTATTTTGGAATGATAAAAATGCTTTTTTACAAATTCCTTTCTCTTGCGGCTAAGAAAATCTTAAAAAGAAACGTTAACGTCCAAATTGGATGGATACGGTTAGAACCGGACACAGAAATATACCGTGTTGCGATGAAACAGGGCATTATATCGCCTGGAAAGTCACTTCTTCCTGCAAATGCCAATGACGTCAAAACTTTATTTTATTTAAATCCGTCTTTACAGTTTTTAGACAGGATTGTACTGGCTATGGCATCTGTAACTGAATCTATTAAAGGTAAAATAAAACATACATTAATTAGGAGGGCATTATGA
- a CDS encoding alkaline phosphatase family protein, with product MKNNEKVFVIGIDGATFDIVAPWLEQGRLPHLKSLIDNGCSGVLESSVPPVSPVAWPSFFTGVNPGKHGIFDFIEKSKTDQSIHFMNRTHCKAQPIWRYLNQEGYTTTIINIPGTYPPDKVNGFMISGLDTPDTNSEFTYPGALKNELKAAIGNYIVDMEHNPALMNNPGKYIAHMIDMIEAREKTALYMMEKYPVDFFMVVFTATDRVQHSFWRYYDKKHPGYSPGTENAIYTIYKRVDDAIGRLLDKVDESTSIIAMSDHGMHGIYKSVDVNRWLLENGFLVLKKESPVLKIKDFYKRLKRRYLKKADKILFDHYIDWSKTRAYFLGTWGNIFINVKGKEPYGIVSLGEEYESIREEIIRKLSLLADPENGKPVIKTIFRKEEVFYGEYLDKAPDLIIMWNEKYNSIKTLYEKLRSGGRHGVIQPYKQLCGDHAPNGIFVYKSPHVKKGITNMKAEIIDLLPTVLYTMDVTVPNSIDGRILNEIFTEEFLAEKSAKYDDKACAFAAEDEDVYSDEDSQKIAERLTDLGYFD from the coding sequence ATGAAGAATAATGAAAAGGTTTTTGTAATAGGCATTGACGGCGCAACTTTTGATATTGTTGCCCCATGGCTGGAACAGGGAAGGTTGCCGCATTTAAAATCATTGATAGACAATGGGTGTTCCGGCGTCCTGGAATCTTCTGTACCGCCGGTAAGTCCTGTAGCATGGCCTTCTTTCTTTACCGGCGTAAATCCAGGGAAACATGGGATATTTGATTTTATAGAAAAATCGAAAACAGACCAAAGTATTCATTTCATGAACAGAACCCATTGCAAAGCGCAGCCTATCTGGCGGTATCTTAATCAGGAAGGCTATACAACAACAATAATAAATATTCCAGGCACATACCCGCCTGATAAGGTTAACGGGTTTATGATTTCCGGTTTAGATACACCGGATACAAACAGCGAATTTACCTATCCCGGAGCATTAAAAAACGAATTAAAGGCGGCAATAGGTAATTATATTGTTGATATGGAGCACAACCCGGCTTTAATGAACAACCCTGGAAAATATATTGCTCATATGATTGACATGATAGAGGCGCGGGAAAAGACGGCCCTCTACATGATGGAAAAATACCCGGTTGATTTTTTTATGGTTGTATTTACTGCAACAGACAGGGTGCAGCATTCTTTTTGGAGATATTACGACAAAAAACACCCTGGATATTCCCCAGGGACGGAGAATGCTATATATACTATTTACAAAAGGGTTGACGATGCTATTGGCAGGCTCCTGGATAAGGTAGACGAATCAACGAGCATTATTGCCATGTCCGATCACGGCATGCATGGAATATATAAAAGCGTTGATGTAAACCGATGGTTGCTTGAAAACGGGTTCCTTGTTTTAAAGAAAGAATCTCCTGTTTTAAAAATAAAAGATTTCTATAAGAGGTTAAAAAGAAGGTATCTGAAAAAAGCGGATAAAATCCTGTTTGACCACTATATTGACTGGTCAAAAACACGCGCCTATTTCCTCGGTACATGGGGAAACATTTTTATCAATGTAAAAGGAAAAGAACCCTATGGCATTGTAAGCCTTGGGGAAGAGTATGAATCAATAAGGGAAGAAATCATACGTAAGCTGAGTCTTCTTGCCGATCCTGAAAATGGAAAACCTGTAATTAAAACTATTTTCAGGAAAGAGGAGGTTTTTTACGGTGAATATTTAGATAAGGCGCCGGATCTCATCATCATGTGGAATGAGAAATATAACAGCATAAAAACTCTTTACGAAAAACTGAGATCCGGAGGGAGACACGGCGTCATTCAACCTTACAAACAATTGTGTGGAGATCATGCGCCGAATGGAATATTCGTATACAAATCTCCCCATGTAAAAAAGGGCATTACAAACATGAAGGCTGAAATCATCGATCTTTTGCCTACCGTACTTTACACAATGGATGTTACTGTGCCAAATTCTATAGACGGAAGAATTTTAAATGAGATATTTACCGAAGAGTTCCTTGCTGAAAAATCAGCGAAATACGATGATAAAGCGTGTGCATTTGCAGCGGAAGATGAAGATGTTTATTCCGATGAAGACAGCCAAAAGATCGCAGAACGGCTTACGGACCTTGGCTATTTCGATTAA
- a CDS encoding flippase: MYPAHITPSKIIHKFIAKLSDINLRELLKSGFVSFVFKISGILASYLLMLLITRKYGAHTAGIFTLFITFLNICTVLGRLGIETTLLRFIAEYSSQNKNALIADIYVKALKIIIPVSVFISILLYFLSPYIARNLFNKTYLSAYFQIVSFMILPMVIIFINSESLRALKKIKEYAFLQDLAIPLFSVFLLVIFLFFSRGKYMPFAAYAVSISMVFFLSVFLWLKKLNVTRVLPEAGMKYTTLFTISLPILISNSLCLFMGWTDKILLGAFKTESDVGIYNVAFRLSMLASIPLFAFNSIAAPKFAQFYGNGDIASLAKLARQVTKLIFWVTTPILIMFFVFPSFFLKIFGEEFGAGKNALIMMTAGQMVNIMSGPVAYILNMTGKQKIFRNIMFLVAIINITLNVWLIPKYGISGTAFTNMVSVMLLNILLFIAVRYYYKFSTFSITNVFNIKRGA; the protein is encoded by the coding sequence ATGTATCCTGCGCATATAACTCCCTCCAAAATAATCCATAAATTTATTGCTAAATTAAGCGATATCAATCTGCGTGAACTTCTTAAAAGCGGTTTTGTTTCTTTTGTTTTCAAGATCTCGGGAATACTGGCTTCTTATTTATTAATGTTGTTAATTACGAGGAAATATGGCGCTCATACCGCAGGGATATTCACCCTTTTTATTACATTTTTGAATATTTGCACCGTATTGGGCAGGCTTGGAATAGAGACTACATTATTAAGATTTATCGCCGAATATTCTTCTCAAAACAAAAATGCTCTTATTGCCGATATTTATGTGAAAGCGCTGAAAATAATTATTCCCGTTAGTGTTTTTATCAGTATCCTTTTATATTTCCTTTCTCCCTATATTGCCAGAAACCTGTTTAACAAAACATACCTGTCTGCATATTTTCAGATAGTATCATTCATGATACTTCCAATGGTTATTATCTTTATAAATTCAGAAAGTTTGCGGGCGCTGAAGAAGATTAAAGAATACGCATTTTTACAGGACCTGGCCATACCACTTTTTTCAGTGTTCCTACTGGTGATATTTCTCTTTTTCAGCAGAGGGAAATATATGCCGTTTGCTGCATATGCTGTAAGTATTTCTATGGTATTTTTTCTGTCGGTATTCCTATGGCTGAAGAAATTAAACGTTACTCGTGTGTTACCTGAAGCAGGCATGAAATACACAACTCTCTTTACTATATCATTGCCTATTTTAATATCGAACTCGTTATGTTTATTTATGGGATGGACGGATAAAATACTGCTTGGCGCTTTTAAAACGGAAAGTGATGTGGGAATTTACAATGTCGCTTTCAGATTATCAATGCTGGCAAGCATTCCCCTTTTCGCATTTAATAGTATTGCCGCGCCTAAGTTTGCCCAATTTTATGGGAATGGCGATATTGCATCCCTTGCAAAACTAGCCCGGCAGGTAACAAAACTTATTTTCTGGGTAACAACCCCAATACTGATTATGTTTTTTGTATTTCCATCATTTTTTCTCAAAATCTTTGGTGAAGAATTTGGGGCAGGGAAAAACGCCTTAATAATGATGACTGCCGGGCAGATGGTAAATATCATGTCGGGTCCCGTTGCATATATTTTAAACATGACGGGAAAACAAAAAATTTTCCGTAATATAATGTTTCTGGTAGCAATAATAAATATCACACTCAATGTATGGCTTATTCCTAAATATGGTATAAGCGGCACTGCATTTACAAATATGGTGAGTGTTATGCTGTTAAATATCTTGCTCTTTATTGCTGTCAGGTATTATTATAAATTCTCTACCTTTTCAATTACCAACGTTTTTAATATAAAGAGAGGGGCATGA
- a CDS encoding polysaccharide biosynthesis/export family protein has translation MKTVNTCAVTYDKEKCTTPMLLTAFILLLVFLNGCASTGVKPVVENPAAPVDQGEEFERLNTIKISQFILGVGDSVEISVYRHDDLQRSVRVNNSGKIMFPLIGDVQVAGVGAFDLREQLEKRLSHYIVDPQVLVNVTSIQSKKTIVIGEVNSPGFFVLDTDISVIEAISRAGGATSNAKLENVILMRRGEGKPTIYALNTKDVWKKGDFSQNMMLEHGDIIFVPTMVIANVARYFSYFQQIISTIIGFESGIILYPQVKDVLTHGKTDAGGGTTINIPVN, from the coding sequence ATGAAAACGGTAAATACTTGTGCAGTTACGTATGACAAAGAAAAATGCACCACTCCGATGCTGTTGACAGCATTCATCTTGCTTTTAGTTTTTTTAAACGGTTGCGCCTCCACAGGGGTAAAGCCTGTCGTCGAAAATCCTGCAGCGCCTGTAGATCAAGGTGAAGAATTCGAACGGTTAAATACGATAAAGATATCCCAGTTTATACTGGGAGTAGGCGATTCAGTGGAAATCTCCGTTTACCGGCATGACGATCTTCAAAGATCCGTAAGGGTAAACAATTCGGGAAAAATCATGTTCCCGTTAATCGGAGACGTGCAGGTTGCCGGTGTCGGCGCCTTTGACCTCAGAGAACAATTGGAAAAAAGGCTATCCCATTATATTGTCGATCCGCAGGTACTGGTTAATGTTACCAGCATACAAAGTAAAAAGACCATCGTGATCGGAGAGGTTAATTCTCCTGGATTTTTTGTGCTTGATACGGACATCAGTGTTATAGAAGCGATTTCCAGGGCAGGCGGAGCAACAAGCAACGCAAAACTGGAAAATGTAATTTTAATGAGACGGGGTGAAGGCAAACCAACGATTTACGCCTTAAATACAAAAGATGTGTGGAAGAAGGGGGATTTTTCTCAAAATATGATGCTGGAACACGGGGATATAATATTTGTGCCAACAATGGTTATCGCAAACGTCGCAAGGTATTTTTCTTATTTTCAGCAAATAATCAGCACTATCATTGGTTTTGAAAGCGGTATAATTTTATATCCGCAGGTAAAGGACGTATTGACACATGGCAAAACAGATGCTGGCGGCGGAACCACAATTAACATCCCTGTGAACTAA
- the iolM gene encoding scyllo-inosose 3-dehydrogenase gives MKALIVDGEWNPRKNYPLSNEEQAKKRANVGSQVWQHTQFEVKDVSVPNLQDDEILVRIKSCGICGSDTHLYETDKDGYIIFSGVTELPRIIGHELSGIVEQTGKNVRNVSKGDWIAAESIMWCGMCHACRSGSPNQCKYIKLMGLSADGAFAEYIAINERYCWEINDFREIYSEDEAFDIGALIEPVGCAYNGLFIVGGGFQPGATVVVYGTGPIGLGAIALAKIAGASQIIAFDIIDERANIALEMGADYAFNTNKMRDCLSGEKVMEITKGWGADIQIEAAGAAPATIPEMEKSMAINGKIIYLGRAATTTSMHLDHLVSGANKIVGARGHSGYAIFPSIIKLIATGRLKLDKMITARYPFAGIMEAIKASSERTDGKILIHI, from the coding sequence ATGAAAGCGCTGATTGTGGATGGAGAATGGAATCCCAGAAAGAACTACCCGTTAAGCAATGAAGAACAGGCCAAAAAACGGGCAAATGTGGGTAGCCAGGTATGGCAGCATACGCAATTTGAAGTAAAAGACGTTTCGGTACCTAACCTGCAAGACGACGAAATTCTTGTGCGAATAAAAAGCTGCGGAATCTGCGGATCAGATACCCATCTTTACGAAACTGATAAAGACGGATATATCATATTCTCAGGCGTGACGGAACTCCCCCGCATCATCGGACATGAGTTGTCTGGAATAGTGGAACAGACAGGTAAAAATGTGCGAAACGTCAGTAAAGGCGATTGGATCGCCGCTGAAAGCATTATGTGGTGCGGCATGTGCCATGCATGCAGGAGTGGTTCGCCCAATCAATGCAAATATATCAAATTAATGGGATTAAGCGCAGACGGCGCTTTTGCGGAATATATTGCAATAAATGAAAGATATTGCTGGGAAATTAATGATTTTCGGGAAATATATTCAGAAGACGAGGCATTTGATATTGGCGCCCTTATTGAACCTGTGGGCTGCGCATACAATGGGCTGTTTATTGTTGGGGGCGGATTTCAGCCTGGTGCCACGGTAGTCGTATATGGCACAGGCCCTATTGGATTAGGCGCTATTGCATTAGCAAAGATTGCAGGCGCAAGCCAGATTATTGCCTTTGACATAATAGATGAAAGGGCGAATATTGCATTAGAGATGGGGGCAGACTACGCTTTTAACACAAATAAAATGCGCGATTGTCTTTCCGGAGAAAAGGTAATGGAGATAACAAAAGGCTGGGGCGCTGATATACAAATAGAAGCAGCCGGTGCAGCACCTGCCACCATTCCCGAAATGGAAAAATCCATGGCGATTAACGGTAAAATAATATACCTTGGACGCGCGGCGACAACAACATCGATGCATCTGGATCATCTTGTATCCGGCGCAAATAAAATTGTTGGGGCAAGAGGGCATTCAGGATACGCAATCTTTCCTTCCATTATTAAACTTATCGCAACCGGGCGGCTTAAGCTGGACAAAATGATCACTGCAAGATACCCTTTTGCAGGAATAATGGAGGCAATCAAGGCTTCTTCCGAAAGGACAGATGGAAAGATTTTAATACATATATAA